Genomic DNA from Theropithecus gelada isolate Dixy chromosome 1, Tgel_1.0, whole genome shotgun sequence:
GTCTGATAACTTTTGAGAATcaagaacagaattttttttttaagtcacagtAAAAAGGAGAGGAAGGCTGTATATCTTCAAAGTAATTGGTGAAAGCAGGGTTGTTGGGGTACTGGGGGGGCAATTTTGCTAGAGTATAGGGTTTCTACCTTTGCTCTAACTAGTTCTCTGAATTTCATCTAATGATTTAAAGGTGAATATGGGGATATTTTATTAGTAACTACCTTCTGTATCACATTATTGAATTATTCTGTACTTACTTTGAACACTGAATGTTTGAACCAAAAACTAACTTCTTCAGTAATAGTTTACTTCACACGTCACCCCTCTCACATTAGTTTTGTTAAATCAGTTTTTTCTTAAGCTTACTATTTCTAACATTTTGTCAGCAGTTAAAAGAATTGCTAGAAATTAGGAGTTTTCTTGAGGGTAGTAAAGGGAAAGGTACATGGTTTGCAGATGTTTATATTACTCATTTAATTGTTTAGCTCATACCAGTATTGTGAAACAATCTTTCATTTatcggttttttttgtttgtttgttttttgttttttgttttttgagacagggtctctctctcttgcccaggctggagtgcagtggccctatcacAAGTCACTCCAgcttcaacctccccaggctcaagtgatcttgctacctctgcctcctgagtagctgggacttcaggcatgcaccaccacacctggctaatttttttgtattttttatagagacagtttcaccatgttgcccaggctagtctggaactcctgggctcaagcagtcccctcacctcagcctgccaaagtgctgggattacaggcgtgagccactacacccggcctcaTCTTTCATTGTTAGAACCATCTATGATGTGTCTGCATTTTTAAGATCACACTGTATTTTAAAACCTAGTTTACACATTTGTGGTTCTAGAGAGAGACGACGACGAAGGAGCAGGAGTGGAACAAGATCTCCTAAAAAGCCTCGGTCTCCTAAAAGAAAATTGTCTCGCTCACCATCCCCTAGGAGGTAAGAAtgttaatcatttaaaaatatttttgtatttttcagaggtttttccttttaaaactgtcctgtagtttttcttttcagcAGTTACAGTTCCtaagaatattttaatgtattctcTTTCTGACTTGTGACTTAAACACCATGAAGGATTGAACACTTTAGTCCTGTAACCAAGTTAGTTTTGTAGCCTATGTTACTTGTGTACTTTGATGGTCCAAGATTTTGAAGTTGGATCTTTGCTGTACTACTTACATCCTGTGAAGTTGGGTCAGGCTTATCTAAACAAGTTAAACCTGTTGCTGCACGTTTTACTGTCATTCTAGAcataaaaaggagaagaagaaagataaagacaaagaaagaagtagGGATGAAAGAGAACGATCAACaagcaagaagaagaagagtAAAGATAAGGAAAAGGACCgggaaagaaaatcagagagtGATAAAGATGTAAAAGTATGTTtacaaattgatttatttttatatttgggttGATGTTGGTACTTtcagaagttatttttctttggagaagTTTACTTGTATTATTCTCCTTGGCAAAGCAGGTTACACGGGATTATGATGAAGAAGAACAGGGGTATgacagtgagaaagagaaaaaggaagagaagaaaccaATAGAAACAGGTTCCCCTAAAACAAAGGAATGTTCTGTGGAAAAGGGAACTGGTGATTCACTAAGAGAATCCAAAGTGAATGGGGATGATCATCATGAAGAAGACATGGATATGAGTGACTGAATATTGCCTCTGTGGGAATCCAACTGTATACCTGCATCAGTGTCATTCCTTTGTGTGATTTCTTAATGCTGTATTTGTTCATCTCAAACCTAGATGTATACAGCTCTGAGTTATAAATGGTTATAAAGCTCCTGTTACTGATATTAGTTATTTACATCaaaaaagcttttagaaaatgGTACGAGGTAACCAATTCTTGTCATGGTGAAATCTGATTGAGTAACCAAGCAGTTTTACTATTCTGGTGCTGCttcataacaaaaatgaaaagctgCATGCATCTACATACAGCAGGCATGGATTGTTTATGTCGTATGATCTCCTTTATTAAGTAAGTTCACTTATAGTATTTCTATAATTTGATTCATTACCGTAATAGGGCCATGTAGGAAATGCACTGATTGCATGTTATTGTGGCAAGAATATCCTAAATGTCATTAAAATCCTCCAACATGATGGATCTGCTTATGGTCTTGTTTGTTGACATGAGAAATTAACATTCTTATAGTTACATCTGGAAATGAGCATTTGAAATAGATAATCCTTTAAGCCTTGTGGCAAAATTTTGTGGCTTTTATTTAACTTTGAAAGGTTATTATGCACTAACCTTTTTTGGTGGCTAATTAGGGTTTAAATACAGAAACaagatttcaaataaaactgtctttggcAGTGAGTAAATAGCATATTTTGAAGTAGAGTTGTATACTTTTTCATACAATGTTTGggaatttttttcctgaagtaaTAATTTATTCCACATCTACATCAGTGAAAGCTGTCTACCTATCCTGAGTCCatcttaaagggaaaaaaaaaaaacaaacttatctcttgcctttatttttaattttccactCTTTGATTAATTTGTTTTAAGCTCTGTGTTGGAAAAAAGGGGTAGTGCATTTTAAGTTGACCttcatatgcttttaaaataagacaaatctACTTGATAATGTACCTTTATTTGATCTCAAGTTGTATAAAACCAATAAATTTGTGTTACTGCAGTAGTAATCTTATGCACACGGTGATTTCATGTTATATATGCAAAGTAGTTAGGCAACTGTTAGTTACAGAAGTGTCAGGCTTCACTTTTGTGCAGTAGAAACAAAAGTAGGCTACAGTCTGTGCCATGTTGATGTACAGTTTCTGAAATTGTTTTACAAGACTTTGATAATAAAACCCTTAAACTTATGTTcatgttcctgtaaaactgtatttgtatttatttacactATTGAATGTATGACATTTAcctcattcattctacaaattaTTTCCCTTTCTGTCCACATGTTTCAGTATAGTAAAAAGAGGAAGTCTATCACTGTAGTGATAATTGCCATCAAAATTGtcaaaaatgatttaatttctaTCCAAAACAGTCCTTTTCTTAGCTTAGTATCATTTTACTGCTTATTTTTTGTGTGAGAATGGGGTTGGATAAAGCAATGAACTTTAGTATAAACAAATCCCACCTATATTTAGCAAATTTATATTTTCGGTGAATATagatatttgccttttctggagtAGTATAGAAGCTGTCAATGATATGTATTTACTGTACAGTACTAAATAGTGTATTCATTTATGAAATGAGTAGTGTTTGGGTGGATGGGGTTAAGGGAAAATGAGACTTGGAATTGTAGCTTTTATCCAAGTTTTGAgtataaatagaattttttttttaacctaaaaactGAAATGCCATATAGAAAAGCAGCATTGTTTTTATGGTTTGTagtaactttttaaagattttatcaaAAGGAATTTTGTCTATAGTGAGTAAAAGAAGTTCTAATAATGGTCCTAatcactgcatttttaaaaaacaaagttgaacACAAATGACATTTGTTTTAAACTTCAGTAGATAAAAGGTGAACCATGTGACATGGCCATTTttgtaagacaaaaacaaatttcaCGTATGGTAAACCTAATAACATTTACAGTCTGCTCCCTCACTTGTAATCTCTGAATACAAATACACTAGCTTTTCTAAAgggaatcatttttttaaaagtagtgcCACTGACAAGATGCTGCAGTGAAGATTATCCATTCTTAGGATATTTATTTTCAGTGAACATTTTCTGCACAAAGGTAGTGTTGCACTGGGACATAAGCCTTTTAACAGATAACCAGTTGAAATCAAACACTGCCTCCACACCGAGTTCTGTTCTGTATTTGATagtaaattgatttaaaaataaaagtggtttttgttagaaaaaatgttttgtccttatttatttgctttaattCTTTAGGAGTAAATGAGAGGTGGTAGCTATACAATGAgcttttttaaatggaaagatagAGTCCAGTCATGCATTTGGTCTTTATTTCATAGAGCTGGGGTAACTGTTCCTTACCTTCAGTTTCCTAGGGGTAAAATGGAAGTGATTGCTACCTTGTAAAGTACAGACATACCTCCGAGGTATTGTGGGTTTCGTTCCAGACTACTGCAATAAAGCAGGTCATGAATTTTTTTGgcttcccagtgcatataaaagttgttGGCTGGGCActatgactcatgcctgtaatcccaacactttgggaggccaaggcaggagcgcTTGCGCccaggaccagcctaggcaacatagcaagaccctgtctacaaaaaaaaaaaaaaaaaaatagccaggtgtggtgatgcacacctgtagttctagccactgtggaggttgaggcaggaggatcactttgaaCCCAAggagttggggctgcagtgaactatgatcatgccactgcactcctgcttgggtaacagcaagaccccatctgtatctGTAAAacagtagtttttaaaatgtagcctTTGGTGCCTGGGACATTAAATGATAGCTGCTGTTTGATTATGGGGCCCTTAAAAGTGTAATTAATTTGTGCAGGGGATAATgttaaaagcacaaaataaattgCATACCTTTTATTGAAAAGGCTGTGTTGCCCTTAATGTTTTCATGAAGATGAATCTTAGGTAAGTTTCCTAGTGGTAATTCTATACATGgaagatagaaaaatgtaaataggcACTTGGGAAAAGGAATTAAAGGAGGTAGAGGATAAAAATTACTGTTAACCTTGGAGCTACATCTTAAAACTGAGTCAGGTTCTGGAGTGTGCATTGTGCAGCTTATAAAGATTACAGTATTATCAATACATCAAATTTATCTCTAGCAAAATTTATCACTTTCAATTTGGCACTAGATGAAGGGTTGGATCCATGCATACTGTTTGTAGATTGGTACACATCTTTTCAAATGGAATTGAGATTTCTTTTCCCTCAGTCTGCCTCAAAACCAACGAATGCATTTCATTCCTGTGCTGCttgaactatttttttctaatcaagTACATGTAGTTGTGTTTTAATTAAATATGGGTGTAATGGAATTGTTACTCGTACTTTTAAAAGCATTCAGAATGTCTATTAAAGTTTTATTAGCGGAAGTAGTAATTATACCTTTCTAAATTTCTCAACGAGACAATTTTGGAGTGGTAGATATTTCAAATTTCAACCTGTTTTACTCAGTTTTGTTTCTATTCTCATTTTCGTTTTATGTCAAAGTATATGTGAAATTTATTTAGACATTGTTAGCAAACAGGTGAGTACCATGACAATTCTTTTATCAGTGGGAATATTCCTTAGAATATACTTAAGGTTTATCATAGAAGATGGTTAGcagtcatgtgtgtgtgtgtgagtgacaAGAGTTTAATTCTGTCATGGtcgtcgccaggctggagtgcagtggtgcaatcttggctcactgaaacctccgcctcccgggttcaagcaactcccctgcctcagcctcctgagtagctgggattacaggcatgcgccaccatgctcagctaatttttgtaattttactagacagggtttcaccatgttgaccgggatggtctccgtctcctgaccttgtgatctgcccacctcggcctcccaaagtgctgggtttacaggcatgagccaccgtgcccggccaatgttTATCAGTCTTAAGGCAATTTAGAGTCTGATATGACTAGTATTTTTAGGTGACCAATAAAATGTTCTTACATCAATAATAGAAGTGACACATTCACATCATTCTCAGATTTCTCAATTTATTAAAGGTTATTTTTGCAATGCACTGTCACTAAAATTAGTACCATGAtgtcttttttaagaaaaagctagttagggcagggtgcagtggctcacgcctgcaatcccagcactttgggaggctgaggtgagtggatcccttgaagtaaggagttcgagaccatcctggccaacatggtggtgaAACCATCTTAATAAAAATacgaaaccatctctactaaaaatacaaaattagctggatgtggtggtgcatacctgtaatcccagctacttgggaggctgaggcaggagaatcgcttgaactcaggaggcaggcactccagcctgggcaacagagcgagactccatctcaaaaaaaaaaagttcatttaaatGCCAAACTTTGGAAGACAAGCATCAAGTAGATTAAGAACATATTTATCTTTCCACAAAATTAATATATCAGTCAGGcttcagagaagcagaaccactaGAAGATACACTTTTTAACAGAGAGGTGACATCAACAATGGTGAGACCTGGTTAAGTAGTTTGTAAGGCTTCATCTTTGCATCTGATGCTGGAGGTTGAAGTTCATTTTAGGCAGTTGGAAAGCAAAGGTGAATGATTGTGGGAGGGATGGTGGCACTAGGAATAAGCTGGAACCAGCCACAAGCACAAGCTGGAACCCACAAACATGGACTGAAACTCTGGTCAGATCTCACTGCTTCTGACCTTGGTGGCATGGATGTCCTTCCAAAGCCAGGACACTTCATCATGGAGCAAAATATAGCTGGCCAAGGAGTCTGAGAAGCTGAAGGAGGATCTGGGGACAGTGGAACAACTGCAGGCCCAACTGCCGCCTCATCCCAAAGGAGCAGCAGATAAGCAATGTGTGTAAGCTACAAAATTTGTTTCACTTCAGCCCTCCAAAACTCCTACATTATCCATATTCAttagtcatgcactgcataatgtTGCCTcgttttggtcaacaatggactgcATATAGGATCgcggtctcataagattataatggagctgaaaaattcctatcacctagtgacatcgTAGCCATTGTAACATCCTAGCCCAGTGAATTATGTGTttctggtgatgctggtgtacACAAACATACTCtgctgccagttgtataaaagtatagtacatacaattatgtacCATACATAATACTTGGTAATAAAttattactggtttatgtatttactatttatttttgcagTATGTGTGTTCtacttattacaaaaaaaaaaaaaaacagttatctGAAAAACAACCCCAGGCAGGTCCTGCAGAAGGTATTTCAGGAGGTACTGTCATCACCGCAGATGACAGCTCtatgcatgttattgccccttAAGACCTTCtggtgggacaagatgtggaggcgGAAGACAGTGacattgatgatcctgaccctgtgtaagcCTAGCATAAtgtgtgttttagttttttaaaaaaaggctaaaaagtaaggccaggtgcggtggctcatgcctgtaatccaagcactgggaggcagaggtgggtggatcacaagatcaagagatcaagaccatcctggccaacatggtgaaaccccgtctctactaaaaatacaaaaattagctgggcatggtggcatgtgcctgtagtcccagctagtcgggaggctaaggcaggagaatcactggaaccagggaggcggaggttgcagtgagccgagatcgtgccactgcactccagtgacagagattccatctcaaaaaaaaaaaaaagttaaaaagtaaaaattttattaaatagaaaaaagctcGCAGAATAAGGATATGAAGAAAGACTATTTGTAGATAGCTGTACCATGTGTTTTAAGCGAAGTGTTATTGCAAGAGtcagttaaaaaatttaaagcgctttgggaggccaaggcgggtggatcacctgaggtcaggagttccagaccagcctgaccaacaaggtgaaaatccgtctctactaaaaatacaaaaattagccgggcttggtgacaggcgcctgtagtcccagctactcgggaggctaagacaggagaattgcttgaacccagaaggtggaggttgcagtgagcagagattgcaccactgcactccagcctgggtgacagagaaagagtccatctcaaaaatatatatatataataaacaaataaattaaaaaacttatAAAGTAAcaagttatagtaagctaaggttaatttattattaaaagaaatgttaaaaatatatttagcatagCTTAACTGTGTTTATGAAGTCCACAGGAGTGTACAGttatgtcctaggccttcacattcactcactactcTCTCACTGGCTCACCTAGAGCAATTTCCAGTCCTGCAAGTTCCATTTATGCTAAATGCCCTATGCAAGTAtaccatttttatctttctatatCATATTCTTACTGTAGTTTTTCTATGTctagatacacaaatatattattatgtaAGTATAATTTGTGTAATACACAAATTGTGTTAGAATTGCCCACGGTGCTCAGTACAATAATATGCTGAACAGGCTTGTGGCCTCAGAGCAATAGGCTTTATCGTATAGTCTAGGTGAGTCGTCggctataccacctaggtttgtgtaagtacactcaaTATGGTtctcacaatgacaaaatcacctgcTGCATTCCACAGAACATATGCCCATCATTAAGGGACACACAACTGTATTTAGAACATCCCAATCACTGTCATCCTTCTTTAGTCACCAAGAACTCTATATATGGGAGGTACAGGTAAGTAAGTGGTGGGttttatctttttggttttatgtcAGATAATGTTTCTTCTCTAAGCTAGTTAAAGTCATTTTCACCTACAAAACATGATGAAAACCAAGAATGATTAACAAGTACCTTTCTTAGAAGTTCTTAGGAGATTTTGCTTCAATATTTTTCAGTGTGTGGAAAAAGCAAAATTGTGATTCCATGTACCATAGGTACCATTATGACTAAAGAAAAGTACTACTCTTCTAAAATGAACTATAACAATTAAAAAGCTCATCACAAGGTAAGCTCACTCTGTAAGGATAGTTTGCATGATGTAAAAAATGTGATACTTAACATGTTATGAAATTTTTAAGTGGCAACCAGAGTTATTATTGCCCCAGATTTCTGACATAAACTGCTTTGCAAGAGTAGTTTTGGCTAATTTATAGTATACAAACAAATCATGGGCTTTTACTAAGCTTAGTTCTGCTATCTCTTTACAAGTGATTTAATACCTCCTGTCCACTTCTCTAATAGGGGCAAGTTTTACACCAGCTGTTTTTGAAAG
This window encodes:
- the SRSF11 gene encoding serine/arginine-rich splicing factor 11 isoform X5 — encoded protein: MSTVDPKLNHVAAGLVSPSLKSDTSSKEIEEAMKRVREAQSLISAAIEPDKKEEKRRHSRSRSRSRRRRTPSSSRHRRSRSRSRRRSHSKSRSRRRSKSPRRRRSHSRERGRRSRSTSKTRDKKKEDKEKKRSKTPPKSYSTARRSRSASSLHICGSRERRRRRSRSGTRSPKKPRSPKRKLSRSPSPRRHKKEKKKDKDKERSRDERERSTSKKKKSKDKEKDRERKSESDKDVKQVTRDYDEEEQGYDSEKEKKEEKKPIETGSPKTKECSVEKGTGDSLRESKVNGDDHHEEDMDMSD
- the SRSF11 gene encoding serine/arginine-rich splicing factor 11 isoform X6 — encoded protein: MSTVDPKLNHVAAGLVSPSLKSDTSSKEIEEAMKRVREAQSLISAAIEPDKKEEKRRHSRSRSRSRRRRTPSSSRHRRSRSRSRRRSHSKSRSRRRSKSPRRRRSHSRERGRRSRSTSKTRDKKKEDKEKKRSKTPPKSYSTARRSRSASSLHICGSRERRRRRSRSGTRSPKKPRSPKRKLSRSPSPRRHKKEKKKDKDKERSRDERERSTSKKKKSKDKEKDRERKSESDKDVKVTRDYDEEEQGYDSEKEKKEEKKPIETGSPKTKECSVEKGTGDSLRESKVNGDDHHEEDMDMSD